The following DNA comes from Camelina sativa cultivar DH55 chromosome 14, Cs, whole genome shotgun sequence.
TGAAGCAGCAACTTGATCCAAGAAACTTGCAGCTTAAGTATATAATtgtgaatctctctctcttatcttgtTCTAACCGTTCACTTATAATTGTATACTTATCCTATACTTCAAAGTATAACATTATaccttctaattttttttgtagcacTATCAATGCATATTGATGCTTACCTTgttcataaaaaaacaaaatttcatgtACAAAGTAACAACTCAAAATTCTCAACTGAAATCACTATCTTTCGGCTTCACTCTCTGCTATGGTAATCACATGACTCATATAGATCGATTTGTCTCAGTTGAGGAGCTCGAAACCTAGTAGCTTTATCACTTTTTACTCGAAACCTAAAGCATGAGttcaaattcattttatttatattgtaatttttatataaaatataatttatgtgattgtttttaaaagtttttggataaaacattatgctgGATAAATAcgatggcttgaaaaaagatacatattttgtaagttttatattgataatgattctagataattaTCCGTGCTATaaaactggttaaattttattttatacaaaattttgtatattttcgattttaaaataaatttttaatatgttgtattagattatatatgtaaagttattTCAATACTGTATATTCTACATTATGatttgaatgtcattataagacataattttgtaaatttgaatttaaatattcaaattttgacccgttattcagtaaaatttttaattcaatagatattatttctaaagaataatattactaaatctTGAATactttatagattgaacaatttatatttgtttttaaaaattcaacttatggtatatccggaaataaaactattttttaattataataaataatatgataatttatttgtttcacaaaatagactcatatataaaaatgagacgtgaagtataatgataattagcaaattaatatgttaagttatataacaaaatattttatttgatgaataatttaataaaggaaattaatatggtaagttagatgatatcaaatttATATGCTGACAACAACTTGAGAGAACCAAATAACTCCATCTCTCTCTTGAGTTTGTTGAGTTTCCCCGAGTGACACGTTGGGAGCACCTCGTTGGTCGTATCCCGCTGAGGCAAGCAATAACAAACGATGCAATCTACTTCTTTCTTCATCATGCATGTGATATAATACAAaagacacaaacacacaaaaggaATTTGAATGCATCAGCACTTGTTTTTCTTCATTAATTATACGCATACGTACACATctttcatattccttttaatttatcCTACCATTACTCTAACTACAACAACAGATTTTGGCGATGCATGTTTAATCACGAGTCACATATTGTTTGCAGCCTCTGAGACTAGGATAGTGGATCCAAATTAAGCTCCAGGTCACATTGCGAAGTTCTCAGATATGTATCCATTCTTGCTCATATCACAGGTCAGTGGATCAAATTCGATTTCTTTCTTTCGGTTCTGCTTTTACATAGTCTCGTGCTATTTCCAGGGTTCGCTTGATTCCCTGAAGAAGCTTCTCGAGGAGCTACATAACGTGTAACACAGCCAGTTATGGCTAAcacttgttgtttgtttgtttttttcttgtcatcAGAGAGAATCCTCTGTTTTAGTCGCAGACTCTGTTTCAGATGCAGAGTTCAATAAAATTCAATATGCTTATACTAATACTTGTTAACCTAGTAATGATTCAGATTCATACTCAAACTATCACTGAATCTATAAATTCACGGgcatgaaagtttttttttttttttccgagaGTTGAAACAAACATTTCTATGGATATTTATGGAGTTGAAGCCATAGAAATAGATTCCAACTCCTTCACATCCTCAGATCATTCTTGTCAATGTTTTTGTAACTGTGCCATTAACCTTTTTGCCTGCGTTTTCAGTAGTTAGAACTCCTGCTATGGTTTACAACTTTGTTGAGGGAGCCTTGTCGACTTGTTCGTTTTGAGATCAATAGTGATGGAATCTGATGAGTATTGTCCTCTCTTCATGATCATCGTTGTATTTGCTTAATTATCGGACGgatataatacaaatttaaagTTCGATCGACCTAATTAGATCTCATTCATGGTGGGCGCTAACCTAGGCTCAAGAAGCATGGGCTTTAACCATTTAAAGTCTATGTACATAAGATTTTATTTCGTAGTAGTGACTATGTAACAATGGTTGCTGGAAGTTTTGCATTTCATAGATGTAACATCGACGAAAACTATCATCACAAttctttttttagatttaaagtTATCTTATCTAATCGATTTCTTTCTTGCGGTTCTACTCTAAATATCCCCATAACGTTATCCAGGGTTCTCTTGATTCCCTGATGAATAAACTTCTCAAGGATGGTGCCGATTTAGACCCAAGTATGTTCAAAGGAAATGTGAACCAGTTCACCTAAGACTTCTGACAGAAAGATCCTTATAGAAAATATGCCAATATCACTTTCTATGGTGTAAATAAAAACTATGCTCTCATTGCAAGGTATATCAAACGCTTAGCCTATTTCAAAACTCCATGAGTCTTGTCTTTTATTCGTTGCTTAATTAaggatcattttttttatttgtccaTGATCAGGCAACCCACgattaatcaagaaaaaatatcGGATCAGACAGATTTAGAGCCAAAGAGGAAACCACAGGAAAAGATATTGTAAATCATAACAAATGAATAATCAGACTATTGATTAGgcgttttgatatatattatgtcCATATGTGACAATTTTAGCTATAAGCCAGTCGAATGATAGTGCTAAACAAGAcgtaaaaaaacacaaaaaacaaactaaataaaacaaaaatatatatagctaagaCAGCATAACGATAGAGAAGGTTAGCTGATAATCCGTACATGTTCTGCTCCTTGTTCTTCACGGATTGAGAAGAATTGGAGAGGTCGTGAGATGTACGCCGACGTCGTCGTGGTTTTGGCCTCTTGGGAACGAAATTTTGGACTAGTTTTAAAAGGCGTGGCTTGAGTTGCATTGCATCGTTAACACTAAGATCTTCTACATAGTCTACAAAGGCGTAAACTTTGGAATAACGATTGGCCCGAACaccttggatttcaacactCTGGAGAGTGTTCCTTTCCGGATTGAAGTAGACGACATAAAATGGAGTATTTGCATATTTCATTGACAAAACAATGTCACCGGTAGCAGTCATCCCAGCCAGAAATAAAGGACTTCCTTTATGTATAGCAGCATTACTCTCATCCCACAAAGTGTAGGCATATTTCGACCATTCCTGTTTATCAAcatcctctagaacccacataCTCAACTCAACAAGATATCCATCATTAAGAGCAAAATTCTTCTTAATGTTAATCCCACCTAATTTCCCCTTATAGTTTATCAATCCATCAAAACAGCATTCTACGCCTATGTACTTGAATTTCTCatacctaacatcaaagcaaactatcacATCATCATAATCAAGATGATTACCTTGATCAACTTGAGCTGAGTAATACAAAGCCCCATGGATGCAAATATTTTCCCCACAAGGAAGATGTATAAAAGGACACTGGATCGTCCTCCACCTCAGTTCCTCAGTTCCCAGTGTTAAGATATAATCACTTGAATAAGAAACACTAATGACCAATACCTTAAATTCCTTGTAAAGAGGATCAAACCCTAAATAGCTATGCCTAAAATTACCTCTAAGTTCAGGTAAGGTAACATACTGTCCTGTGAGAGGGTTACACATCACACGCTTTGCATCTTTATATTCCCTTGGGATGCAGATattatgaaaatagaaaaatccaGAGGCATAGCTACAACCGTAATCGCTTGTGTCTATAAAGAAGTTGGTATGAAAATCAGTGGATATCAAGAAGAGTGGTTTAATGTTCTGATCTGGAGTGTGAAAAGTAACAGAACAGAGAGAAAAGTATCTTCAGGATGATTAAATCCAAACTCTTCCTCGGCTTTATTGACAAGAGTTTGAAACAAAGGctgtgatatgctcaaatttaactcTGAGCTATTctttcaaattaagagatcaattgtagtacttagggatcataTCCACAAAGaatctagattcacacaatagctaaaccaaaatattaatttaaaaacaatgcaaaaacagaaaataaaagagttgtaaattcagatggattaaacgctaggcctagggaaattctcaggaaatcatggaaaatcaaattaattaatgaagcaagcaggattcaataattaaacatcgttcttgaactctaaacataattataaaataaatcagttctcactgcaaattttatctaaattttaaaacctgaaaatccaaatctctttgcaaaattcaagttaaaaaccagcaataaaatcaagtttagataagttcacaaaatccctaaatcaaatctctttgcaaataggtattttgctcaccaaaggtttttgtcaggaaaatcaattatattctcatatcaatcaataatcctaagatttAAATCCatatgactaatcaaagatctagcattaagaacaacctatggtgaagaacaagaaagataatgaatccaaacaattaattaatctaacaatccatgaaatccctagtgagaaaccctaaacctaacaagcagatctactcagacataatcaatgaaacacaaatcatattctgaataaatagcattaagagattaaaagaagtagaaaaggagttctgaatcttctttggaaggagtcttgattcttctctccaaaaactctctaaatctctcagggtttgctctctcaaaagttgcagaaaaataaagcttaggtctagacaatgaccataaaaatcctatatatattcctaaaacacgaatggggactaatgatgcaaatatggaaactttggggcagatttgtaaatcttcaaaacttgtgggaaaacttctgATTTGTCTTGTGGatattgcatcgatcgacaccatcacttgcatcggtcgatgccttctctgaattcgtctcccaactttgcagcttcagcctcaatgcttgattaagctccaaatcttcctatttagctccattaagctcccatccatgctaaagCCTATAAacactcaaaagactctaaaaataccaaaaagactctataaataagacttatatcatggccaAAAagacctaaaaaccatgatatatcaactcccccagacttagtctttgcttgccctcaagcaaaacataaacttagacctgtgaaagaggtttgaaaacgcattaaatcattttctttttaaagtaatgccatgatcatcctaACCATAAttcatatgcttagcagataaatccaaatcgaaccaccatgtacttctccgttgactttcatagcatcccaaattcaaaccaaattccactacttcctccattaagccttcatcggtgggtcttatcaatttgatcaatgtcaagaaccttctagactcattcccgtacaataccataacaagcaagataataTATTGTAcaacatgtggtactctttctctcccccagacttattctatttaatcttccttagagctttgctttgttttttttttttttctttttttttatcttcttcttttttttctctcaaagttgtaggcgaataatgggatCATCGGTAATTTACATATCCCTCgattccaagctttgtgtgatcatttgactcaagagtagaataatgaggtcataggtaatttacctacctccctaaactgatcaaaatcatctcatcttttattcttcttttttttttaaacaaagctctcagaaaaaatatttcaaactttaaataagggaaaggagtaccattttcttttctgaaatcttacttgtcaggtatgaacaaggagtcaagctctatgaacatcaatctccttgatgagttaaaaagaaaagtacagaaattacctcagccttttatggattctgttggaaattcggatgtctctggtttactggtcagccattggatttttcattagttggattctggattcaatctgcagcattaatcaaccaaggcagtacactaaaaagaaaaatcatagttcccaacaaaaattttgactcaataaaacaatttttttttctgacacacaaaaacaaaaacctacttagtaactgcctcccccagacttaaacaacactgtccccagtgttattaagtaagagattggcgaagaaaaataaacaaaaacgaataagtattgaaattgtgaacaaaatcgTGTTACCAAACGGGATGttctgtgtcgaccgatgctgatgatgtgtcggtcgatgcactctgcAGATGCAGAGAATTCGAACATTACTCCTGAGTTAGCTGCGATTAATTTGTGTTCCTCTCACTCTTGGATGGTAGCACTGCgaagaatcactcaaacacaagattaaacgcaacatgataaatagaagttcataattcaatacaaattcaaactgactcaaagaaagaataaaaatgactcaaagtggaaaagaaaaacctatgagtgggttgccacccactaagcgcttgttttcagtcattagcttgactatGTCGAATCTCAGGCATCCAGTGGATCGGAACAAGGCAatgaatgcttccgagagaatgtcctcttcatccaaggtggagTGTAGGCAGTAGGTGCATgagatctgccaaggatgtgaggaacaagaCCAGGGCGGGACTTAGGGACGAGTGGCTTTCTTTtaagtcctgcaaaatcatcaacaaaataaacaagcgctctacgataatctcgtggcttggttaactgcaaaacagcttttgtacctttgaaattcttattgatgataggagaaggtttgggtgAGGAAGATGCATACCTAGGCCTTACCTGTGGGTTCTGGACTGTGGAATGGAGAGGTTTCAGCTTTACAATTGGTCTAGGAATTGAagctaaggaatcaactcgagaatcttcGGTTTTAGACAAGTTCAAACCGATTCTGGAAGCTGTGTCGATTGATGCTACAGCTGCATCGATTGATGTTGTGTCTGCTACTCGTGTCTCTTTAACGATTCTGCAACTTTCCTCAGTAATTTTCTCAACAGTCTCcatctctttgacatacccagcagtaatgtcttcatgaagctctatgatcggatcagaaacaacctccacaaaaaatgtctgaccatcgaTAGTAGGAatccttctcagcttgtccatctcaaagttcatgaccaaatcatccacattcagagatatgtgtcccttcttaacatcaatgatggcaccagctgtagccaagaaagagcgtcctaagatgagaggatcactagacTCTTTGTCATATTTCAgtaccacaaagtcagtgggaatcatgcaatctccaatcttgattggaatatcctctaagacaccttcaggaattcttttggaccgatcagctaagataagagatatcatagttggcttgaaatctgtcatcccaagtctcacaacaacagaatgtggcatcaagttaatactagagccGAGATCGCAAAGAGAGTGAGCAAACCGTGCTGTAGAGATAgaacaatcaagtacaaagcttccaggatctggtaacttctctgcaatcctacttTAATCACTGCACTTACTTCCTTAGATACAACCACTTCTTGCTTCctatccttcttcctctgtggaggctgcttcaacagaattgagctgacatcctttgtaagcagtgctccttcctcaggactcaatccattggtgaccattctcttgacatatcgcttaatcccaggagaaaacttCACATCATCAACcaaaggcatctctatcatcaccttgtccgtcatagccttgcatctaccttcttcaatctcctgtttGGACCTCCTAGGTTTAGGAAATTGAACCTTAGGCTTATAAGCTTGCTCTAAATCAGGTGGAACTTGAGGAGAAACCGGAGCTGGTCgtggggggtgtcgatcgatgctgatgttgtgtcgatcgacgcttgaCTGAgtaggcatcgatcgatgctgctgcatatcggtcgatgcaagctctGCAAACGTatcattgtcttcttccttcaccaaaattgcATTGCAAGCATGCCTTGGATCGGTCtctgttcttctagaaagaagttcctcttgtcttttaacagacccagcagtctaaatcacttgattctctagctttttgacatgagtgtttaatgctTCAAACTTTCCAGTCAGTTCattgtagacattatcaatcttcccattgaatgtcactgtcaactTCTCTTGTCCTTGAAGAATctgatcaagcatggcctccattcGACTCTCAGAAGTCtgtggaggtggagactgataagatgaattACCATAGGTCCTTGTAAAGCCGGTGTTCTGTTGTTGCTTCTTGTAATCCGGCTTAGGAGTGTAGcttgaagagttcccactgtaaggtcTGCTGCCCTGCTGGTTGCCAAATTTCTGTGTCTGATatccagctccatacacataattgacatcttcttctatagtctctggctttggctcaaaagtctcaacatcttcagcaaaatggacagacttctttcccacaagaagattgtgcactgtatccagcttagcattcactgtagcaaactgatttgaatcatgaccttcatgtgctcttctccgctctaagtctgcattcttggtattgttgcttgatgctagcctctctatcaacttttcagcctcatatgggtaccttgtcttgaagttcccatcactagcagcatccaaagccatctgatacctccagtcaATCCCGCTGAAGAAAATACTAATCAgctgcacctctgagaacccatgatgcggacaatCTCTCTGGTATGCCTTGAACtttacccaagcagctttgtaagattcagcaggtccttgtttaaaggtggagagcttaatcctcagctcatcagacatggcatcatcatagaagtagttcaagaatgccaccttgatgtcatgccaggttgtcagagatcccGGTTTGAGTTGCCTTaaccaatgagaagcttccccagcaagagagtaggggaaaagcttgcaaTAGTGATAAGTCTTTTGTGACTCCATTtgccttgatgcttgtgactatatcctcaaagtgcttaatatggtctagaggcttctcatgcggcaagttctggaatggcctttgtccaacaagagcgaagtaggcatgcttcagctcaaaatcctTCCTTGGGAAGGGAGGAGGGACTattgcggagcggttctcatagaacaagtctggtctgttgaaaTCCGCAAGAGttttgacaagctctccattgtcaTCCCGTCACCTCTGAACATTCTCCGCATCGGCtctggcattgcatcgatcgacaccaaggttgcatcggtcgatgccttcctggttgcgtcgatcgattcCATCGTTGCGCCGATTGACGCCATGTGCATTCGCATCCACAACGACGAGTTCCTCTGGAATGACccgtccttcagcatcaagtttctggccttgATCGTTGTACACATTACCCTCTCGatctctcaaaactccagcctcatcaggtctcaatGATTGTATTGGCCATCTTCGctgacttggctgcttttgtgttatcacactctagttgtcctaactcttggtttgtaagcttaacaactggaccactaggatttttcctggtgctaggcttaggcatgtacttgaaacacacaagagaaaagaaacaaaagcgtgtgagtaaaatagaaaaataaaaatttagacaaaatcaaagactttaatctaatggtgaatcaaaagagtccccgacaacgacgccaaaatttgatatactcaaatttaaccctaagctactctctcaaattaagagatcaattgtagtacttagggatcatatccacaaagactctagattcacacaatagatttaataatcttttcattatgctaaaccaaaatattaatttaaaagcaatgcaaaaacggaaaataaaagagttgtaaattcagatggattaaacgctaggcctaggtaaattctcaggaaatcatgaaaaatcaaattaattaattaagcaagcaggattcaataattaagcaccgttcttgaactctaaacacaattataaaataaatcagttctcactgcaaatattatctaaattttaaaacccgaaaatccaaatctctttgcaaaattcatgttaaaaaccagcaataaaatcaagtttagataagttcataaaatccctaaatcaaatctctttgcaaataggtattttgctcaccaaaggtttttgtcaggaaaatcaattatattctcatatcaatcaataatcctaagatctaaatccagatgactaatcaaagatctagcattaagaacaacctatggtgaagaacaagaaagataatgaatccaaacaattaattaatctaacaatccatgaaatccctagtgagaaaccctaaacctaacaagcagatctactcagacataatcaatgaaacacaaatcatattctgaataaatagcattaagagatgaaaagaagtagaaaaggagttctgaatcttctttggaaggagtcttgattcttctctccaaaaactctctaaatctctcagggtttgctctctcaaaagttgcagaNtaaaataaatcagttctcactgcaaatattatctaaattttaaaacccgaaaatccaaatctctttgcaaaattcatgttaaaaaccagcaataaaatcaagtttagataagttcataAAATCcataaatcaaatctctttgcaaataggtattttgctcaccaaaggtttttgtcaggaaaatcaattatattctcatatcaatcaattatcctaagatctaaatccagatgactaatcaaagatctagcattaagaacaacctatggtgaagaacaagaaagataatgaatccaaacaattaattaatctaacaatccatgaaatccctagtgagaaaccctaaacctaacaagcagatctactcagacataatcaatgaaacacaaatcatattctgaataaatagcattaagagatgaaaagaagtagaaaaggagttctaaatcttctctggaaggagtcttgattcttctctccaaaaactctctaaatctctcagggtttgctctctcaaaagttgcagaaaaataaagcttaggtctagacaatgaccataaaaatcctatatatattcctaaaacacgaatggggactaatgatgcaaatatggaaactttggggcagatttgtaaatcttcaaaacttgtgggaaaacttctgATTTGTCTTGTGGatattgcatcgatcgacaccatcacttgcatcggtcgatgccttctctgaattcgtctcccaactttgcagcttcagcctcaatgcttgattaagctccaaatcttcctatttagctccattaagctcccatccatgctaaagcctataaacattcaaaagactctaaaaataccaaaaagactataaataagacttatatcatggccaaaaacacctaaaaaccatgataggCTGgttcaagtaagagattggcaCAGTGCATCTTTCCTTCAAACATATGTTACTCCCAGGTTGAGCTAATTTTTTCCATGTGAGATTATTTTCTAGTTGATTGcgctaaaaaaaatcaaagcaaacaaGAATACAATAGAGAGgtcttaaaaaatttataaacattattggagaaatgaaaaaaaaaaaaagctaagcaAAAATAGGGGTAAAACCTACACAAAACCTGTAAATGAGTAGTCACACTAACGACCGAAGTACTATTATACATGAATTATCAGATaagccaacaaaaacaaatcaacacatgTCCTCACTCTGGAGGATGTCAGCTGCTTATTCTTCTTCACTGATGGAGTAGCTGTGGTTGTGGACCTTTTCCTGATGATATCTAGGCCTTGGTGTACTGAGCTTGACCTGAGTTGCTTTGCATTAAGATCCTCTACATAGCGAAAACTCTACTACCCTCCTCCAAaccttggatttcaacactTTGGATTTGTTTCGGGGttgaagtagaaaacataaaacggtCTAGATGTACACTTCTCAGAGAAAAACAATTTCACATGTTGCAGTCACTCCAACGATGAAATCATAGTAGGGTAGACATATTTTGACCATTCAGTTTTGTCTACATCCTCTAGAACCCACTTACACAACTCAAGGTTAAACCTTCTACGAGGGTCACGATAAAATGTCTGATTCTGATAAGCCTCATCAAGTGTACATAAAAAGAAATGATAAGAAAGGAACACGTGCGAGTAAATAGCTCATCTTGTTCAGTGCTTATATACTtgtaaaggaagaaaagaaggttttatgttgttttgttgtgaaACAGAGTCTTATGTGACTTTGAGGAGACGGTTATGATCTAGCTGTGTTTAAAGGCCGATCTTGTTATCAATTGTAATAGTTTGTTCAGATAATAAaagaatagtttttttcttattagatTCACACCTAAATTACCCTTATAGTTTCTCAAAATCGATATATTAATGTCATGTACTTGATCGCGACCATGAAAGAAATTTACATcattaaatttgaatttc
Coding sequences within:
- the LOC104743668 gene encoding putative F-box protein At1g30930 yields the protein MCNPLTGQYVTLPELRGNFRHSYLGFDPLYKEFKVLVISVSYSSDYILTLGTEELRWRTIQCPFIHLPCGENICIHGALYYSAQVDQGNHLDYDDVIVCFDVRYEKFKYIGVECCFDGLINYKGKLGGINIKKNFALNDGYLVELSMWVLEDVDKQEWSKYAYTLWDESNAAIHKGSPLFLAGMTATGDIVLSMKYANTPFYVVYFNPERNTLQSVEIQGVRANRYSKVYAFVDYVEDLSVNDAMQLKPRLLKLVQNFVPKRPKPRRRRRTSHDLSNSSQSVKNKEQNMYGLSANLLYRYAHYHSTGL